One segment of Stomatobaculum sp. F0698 DNA contains the following:
- a CDS encoding DUF6382 domain-containing protein — MPKLLHSAARSFLALPRFEDAAPHFALRMLEENSIPGFLPLRPCGESAENELCYEVSGLRSLSEACREQALRAAELRHLLLYLLQALSRLPAYLLSSDGVLLQSDYVYLESLSRAPHFLYHPGQQRPFSETLSAFLQELLSLTDQSDEASVVLAYRLYQESLRHPHALDYLERILGASEPAPQKEEPLAPVNDTLVSEIREVRTEELPQKKSGGLLRRLFSHKEEAEPTAEDAVFLEALRAL; from the coding sequence ATGCCGAAACTGCTCCACAGCGCAGCCCGCAGCTTTCTTGCGCTGCCGCGCTTCGAAGATGCCGCGCCTCATTTTGCGCTTCGCATGTTGGAAGAAAATTCTATCCCCGGCTTTCTGCCGCTTCGCCCCTGCGGCGAGAGCGCCGAAAACGAGCTCTGCTATGAGGTGAGCGGGCTGCGCTCACTTTCGGAAGCCTGCCGCGAACAAGCGCTTCGCGCGGCGGAGCTCCGCCACCTGCTCCTCTATCTGCTGCAGGCGCTCTCCCGGCTCCCCGCCTATCTCCTCTCCTCAGACGGCGTCCTGCTCCAAAGTGACTACGTGTATTTGGAGTCCTTAAGCCGTGCACCTCACTTTCTCTATCACCCGGGGCAGCAGCGTCCGTTTTCGGAGACACTCTCCGCCTTTTTACAGGAGCTCCTTTCCCTGACCGATCAGAGCGATGAAGCGAGCGTGGTGCTCGCCTACCGCCTCTATCAGGAAAGCTTGCGGCACCCCCACGCCTTGGATTACTTGGAGCGCATTTTAGGCGCAAGTGAACCGGCTCCGCAGAAGGAGGAGCCGCTTGCCCCGGTAAACGATACTTTGGTCAGTGAAATTCGTGAAGTCCGAACCGAAGAACTTCCGCAAAAAAAGAGCGGCGGATTGCTCCGCCGACTCTTTTCTCACAAGGAAGAAGCCGAACCCACAGCCGAGGATGCCGTCTTCTTGGAGGCACTCCGTGCGCTCTGA
- the glgB gene encoding 1,4-alpha-glucan branching protein GlgB: MAEVNRGMGVITETDCYLFGQGTHYEIYKKLGAHPMTLDGVSGYYFAVWAPHATAVSVVGDFNDWKTEANPCVAIFEGGIWECFIPGLHAGMLYKFALRSAAGELLFKADPYARSAEFRPGTASKLADEPWEYAWKDDAWMRKRAKQDPRKEALSIYECHLGSWKRGDENERDGFLSYETLARELSAYVKEMGYTHVELMGIAEYPFDGSWGYQVTGYYAPTSRYGDPKGFQSFVDSMHEAGIGVILDWVPAHFPRDAFGLADFDGQALYEYADTRKGEHPDWGTKVFDYSKTEVKNFLIANALYWMNEYHVDGLRVDAVASMLYLDYGRRDGQWCPNQYGGNENLEAIEFFKHLNSVIAGRKDGSMIIAEESTAWPLVTHSPEENGLGFTFKWNMGWMHDFLEYMKLDPYFRRDNHNKMTFGLTYFTSENYVLVLSHDEVVHLKCSMINKMPGIYEDKFSNLKCGYSYMIGHPGKKLLFMGQEFAQWHEWDEKVSLNWELLEEAPHRDMQSFVRGLLQLYKTHPALYRQDNDWNGFEWINVDDADRSIFSFIRRDETLKKSLVFVVNFTPIAREDYRVGVPHAGSYRLILDESEGLYAESGKRASSHRAKPGECDQRPFYLEFALPAYGVRVFEFDEKKKIEDAKKRAAKKAEAVKKTSGAGKKTDAKKADSKKKTEGTKKTEGKKTATSKKTAESKKPQSARSASKKTASSAVGSASSL; this comes from the coding sequence ATGGCAGAGGTCAACAGAGGTATGGGGGTCATCACGGAGACAGATTGCTATCTGTTCGGTCAGGGTACGCACTATGAGATTTACAAAAAGCTCGGCGCACATCCCATGACGCTGGATGGCGTGTCCGGCTACTACTTTGCGGTTTGGGCACCGCATGCCACCGCAGTGAGCGTGGTCGGAGATTTTAACGACTGGAAAACAGAGGCCAATCCGTGCGTTGCGATTTTTGAGGGGGGCATCTGGGAGTGCTTTATCCCGGGACTTCATGCGGGCATGCTCTATAAGTTTGCCCTGCGGAGTGCGGCGGGAGAACTCTTATTTAAGGCGGACCCCTATGCGCGGAGCGCGGAATTCCGCCCGGGCACGGCGTCGAAACTTGCGGACGAACCCTGGGAATACGCCTGGAAGGACGACGCGTGGATGCGGAAGCGGGCCAAGCAGGATCCGAGAAAGGAGGCCCTCAGTATCTACGAGTGTCACCTTGGCTCTTGGAAGCGGGGAGATGAGAACGAGCGAGACGGCTTCCTCTCTTATGAAACCCTGGCGCGTGAGCTCTCTGCCTATGTCAAGGAGATGGGCTACACCCATGTGGAACTCATGGGCATTGCGGAATATCCCTTTGACGGAAGCTGGGGCTATCAGGTGACCGGTTACTATGCGCCGACTTCGCGCTACGGAGATCCGAAGGGATTTCAGTCTTTTGTAGACAGCATGCACGAGGCAGGTATCGGTGTGATACTCGACTGGGTGCCGGCGCATTTCCCTCGCGATGCCTTCGGACTTGCGGATTTCGACGGACAGGCGCTCTATGAATATGCGGATACCAGAAAGGGAGAGCACCCCGACTGGGGCACCAAGGTCTTTGACTACAGCAAGACGGAGGTCAAGAACTTCCTGATTGCGAACGCGCTCTACTGGATGAACGAGTACCATGTGGACGGGCTCCGCGTGGATGCTGTCGCGTCTATGCTCTATCTGGACTACGGTCGCCGGGACGGACAGTGGTGCCCGAACCAATACGGCGGCAACGAAAATCTGGAGGCGATAGAGTTCTTCAAGCACTTAAACTCTGTGATTGCCGGTCGCAAGGACGGCAGCATGATCATTGCGGAGGAGAGCACGGCTTGGCCGTTGGTCACCCACAGTCCCGAGGAAAACGGGCTCGGCTTCACCTTCAAGTGGAACATGGGCTGGATGCACGACTTCCTCGAGTACATGAAGTTGGATCCCTACTTCCGGCGCGACAACCACAATAAGATGACCTTCGGTCTCACCTATTTTACGAGCGAGAACTATGTCCTGGTACTCTCGCACGACGAGGTGGTGCACCTCAAGTGCTCCATGATCAACAAGATGCCGGGCATCTACGAGGACAAGTTTTCGAACCTGAAGTGCGGCTACAGCTACATGATAGGTCATCCCGGCAAGAAGCTCCTCTTCATGGGCCAGGAATTCGCACAGTGGCATGAGTGGGATGAAAAGGTCTCGCTGAACTGGGAGCTTCTCGAGGAAGCGCCGCACCGCGATATGCAGAGCTTTGTGAGGGGACTCCTTCAGCTCTATAAGACACATCCCGCGCTGTACCGTCAGGACAATGACTGGAACGGCTTTGAGTGGATCAATGTGGACGATGCGGACCGTTCGATTTTCTCGTTTATCCGTCGGGATGAGACCCTGAAGAAATCCCTGGTCTTTGTGGTCAACTTCACGCCGATTGCGCGCGAGGATTACCGTGTCGGTGTTCCGCATGCCGGAAGCTATCGCCTGATTCTGGATGAGAGCGAGGGACTCTATGCAGAGAGCGGAAAGCGCGCAAGTTCCCATCGCGCAAAGCCGGGCGAGTGCGATCAGCGTCCGTTCTATCTGGAGTTTGCTCTTCCGGCTTACGGTGTGCGCGTGTTCGAGTTTGACGAGAAGAAGAAAATCGAGGACGCAAAGAAGCGGGCAGCGAAGAAGGCCGAGGCCGTAAAGAAAACCTCGGGCGCGGGTAAAAAGACAGACGCGAAGAAGGCGGACAGCAAGAAAAAGACAGAGGGAACAAAAAAGACAGAGGGAAAGAAGACGGCGACTTCGAAGAAGACAGCGGAGTCAAAGAAGCCTCAGAGCGCACGGAGTGCCTCCAAGAAGACGGCATCCTCGGCTGTGGGTTCGGCTTCTTCCTTGTGA